From one Acidimicrobiia bacterium genomic stretch:
- the nuoI gene encoding NADH-quinone oxidoreductase subunit NuoI, with protein sequence MGILNDFAKGLRVTLRQIWGERVTAEYPKDMREKPQRFHGRHVLNRYPDGMEKCIGCELCAGACPAHCIYVRGADNPIEAPVSPGERFGFVYEINMLRCIFCALCVEACPTEAITMTHLFEMSTTNREDAIYTKRELLVEPDGTPNHMFPDDPLADVEELRKADGWMRAVAPGGRAAYEGLTPWSESAGVGVRPSEPGQDPLRPIAADLPDFLAIAPPDGGSTDGPEGSGGEGGTIAPPDGGSTDGPEGSGGEGGFLPEEES encoded by the coding sequence ATGGGAATCCTGAATGACTTTGCCAAGGGCCTCAGGGTCACCTTGCGCCAGATCTGGGGCGAACGGGTCACTGCTGAGTATCCGAAGGACATGCGTGAGAAGCCCCAGCGTTTCCACGGGCGGCACGTGCTGAACCGCTATCCGGACGGCATGGAGAAATGCATCGGCTGCGAACTGTGTGCAGGCGCCTGTCCTGCCCACTGCATCTATGTGCGCGGAGCCGACAACCCGATCGAGGCGCCCGTATCTCCCGGGGAGCGGTTCGGGTTCGTGTACGAGATCAACATGCTCCGTTGCATCTTCTGCGCCTTGTGCGTCGAAGCCTGCCCTACCGAGGCCATCACGATGACGCATCTGTTCGAGATGTCGACCACCAATCGCGAGGATGCCATCTACACCAAGCGGGAACTGCTGGTGGAACCCGACGGCACGCCCAACCACATGTTCCCGGACGACCCGCTCGCAGACGTCGAAGAACTTCGCAAAGCGGACGGCTGGATGCGGGCGGTGGCTCCCGGCGGTCGCGCTGCCTATGAAGGTCTCACGCCCTGGAGTGAATCAGCGGGGGTCGGTGTTCGCCCCTCCGAACCGGGCCAGGACCCTCTGCGGCCGATCGCGGCGGACCTGCCTGATTTCCTGGCGATCGCTCCCCCCGATGGGGGGAGTACCGACGGGCCCGAAGGGTCCGGCGGGGAGGGGGGCACGATCGCTCCCCCCGATGGGGGGAGTACCGACGGGCCCGAAGGGTCCGGCGGGGAGGGGGGCTTCTTGCCGGAGGAGGAGTCCTGA
- the nuoH gene encoding NADH-quinone oxidoreductase subunit NuoH: MDFWDYAIIAVRVILAFAIPLVAVVFLVWGERKINADMTNRIGPDRAGPWGILQTVADGLKLFFKEQVTPRKVEFLMYAAAPVIALVPAFMTFLIIPWGQGFTFEIGGKVREFAFVGADLNVGVLFFLAMSSVAVYAVILAGWSSGSKYPLLGGVRGTAQAISYEAAMGLAMVAVVLFASTTSSEGGTLSLVELVERQRGTWDEVVTLPGGLAWFENVLGLIPRWNILPQFIAFVIFMIAAVAETNRAPFDLVEAEQELVGGFHTEYSGFRFAMFFLAEYTNMFNMSAIAVVLFFGGWDGPTFDRWLPGFFVTMLPLFWFLLKTAAVLFVYIWIRATWPRLRYDQLMTLGWKRLIPAALVWLIASTIVVSIRQFGWPWA, from the coding sequence ATGGACTTCTGGGATTACGCCATCATCGCCGTCCGGGTGATCCTCGCCTTTGCCATTCCGCTGGTGGCGGTCGTCTTCCTGGTGTGGGGAGAACGCAAGATCAACGCCGACATGACCAACCGAATTGGCCCGGACCGGGCCGGTCCGTGGGGGATTCTCCAGACGGTGGCGGACGGGTTGAAGCTGTTCTTCAAAGAACAGGTCACGCCTCGCAAGGTCGAGTTCCTCATGTATGCGGCGGCTCCCGTCATCGCCCTCGTCCCTGCCTTCATGACTTTCCTCATCATCCCGTGGGGTCAGGGATTCACCTTCGAGATCGGTGGAAAGGTACGCGAATTCGCCTTCGTCGGAGCCGACCTCAACGTGGGGGTCCTGTTCTTCCTCGCCATGTCCTCGGTAGCCGTCTATGCGGTAATCCTGGCCGGATGGTCGTCCGGCTCGAAATACCCGCTGCTGGGTGGTGTCCGTGGCACGGCGCAGGCCATCTCCTATGAAGCCGCCATGGGACTCGCCATGGTGGCGGTTGTGTTGTTTGCATCCACGACGTCGAGCGAGGGTGGCACGTTGTCTCTCGTCGAACTCGTCGAGCGACAGCGAGGGACCTGGGACGAAGTCGTGACCCTCCCCGGCGGACTCGCCTGGTTCGAGAACGTCCTGGGGTTGATCCCCCGGTGGAACATCCTGCCGCAGTTCATTGCGTTCGTGATCTTCATGATTGCCGCGGTTGCTGAGACCAATCGGGCTCCCTTCGACCTGGTCGAGGCCGAGCAGGAACTGGTCGGTGGGTTCCACACGGAGTACTCGGGGTTCCGCTTCGCGATGTTCTTCCTGGCCGAGTACACGAACATGTTCAACATGTCGGCGATAGCCGTTGTGCTGTTCTTTGGTGGTTGGGACGGGCCGACGTTCGATAGATGGCTGCCGGGCTTCTTCGTGACGATGCTGCCGCTGTTCTGGTTTCTGCTGAAAACGGCGGCGGTCTTGTTCGTCTATATCTGGATCCGGGCGACCTGGCCGCGGTTGCGGTACGACCAGTTGATGACGCTCGGCTGGAAGCGATTGATCCCGGCGGCGCTCGTCTGGCTCATCGCGTCCACAATCGTGGTATCGATTCGCCAGTTCGGCTGGCCATGGGCTTGA
- the nuoK gene encoding NADH-quinone oxidoreductase subunit NuoK: MEVTAGWYMSLAALLFIIGAGGMLIRRNALMMFMSIELMLNSVNLTFVAAGKELGSLDGQLAVFFVLVVAAAEVVVGLAIIVSVFQHRSSASADELSDLRG, from the coding sequence ATGGAAGTCACTGCCGGCTGGTATATGTCGCTTGCGGCCCTCTTGTTCATCATCGGGGCAGGCGGCATGCTGATCAGGCGCAATGCGCTGATGATGTTCATGTCCATCGAGTTGATGCTGAACTCGGTCAACCTCACGTTCGTGGCTGCAGGGAAGGAACTCGGTTCCCTCGACGGACAGCTGGCCGTATTCTTCGTCCTGGTCGTGGCGGCCGCCGAAGTCGTAGTAGGCCTGGCGATCATCGTCTCGGTGTTCCAGCACCGGTCGAGCGCCTCTGCCGATGAACTCTCGGATCTGAGGGGATAG
- the nuoG gene encoding NADH-quinone oxidoreductase subunit NuoG, translated as MTEMVTINVDGEDRRVPAGETLIQACLDTGSYVPHFCYHPRMEPVGMCRQCMVEVETPRGTMLVPSCTMSVNDGLVVHTKSETVKKVQEGMLEFLLINHPLDCPVCDRGGECPLQDQTMACGPGESRFVEEKRHYEKPIPISDLVFLDRERCILCARCVRFSEEISGDPLIEFMDRGANNQIQTFPDEPFSSYFSGNTVQICPVGALTAAPYRFRARPWDLQKAASTCTHCTTGCDISVDSSQNQVLRFNGVDNDFTNHGWLSDKCRFGFEFLGSDRRVTTPLIKGEDGEHRVASWSEALDLVAGRLSAIIERDGGGSVAALGGARGTNEDAYALSKFMRTAVGSNHVDAQMDDGLDPQFLAAVAGRGRINDLESAKAILLWGPDLKEENGTLYLRVRRAAQTLGARLIVVHPRRTGLDDRAAFKFTYRPGAGAETLRKLVAGEGEFAAAREALNEGPVVALVGRTGYTEDPRLAEAVAAFARDLPDSSVLVLARRSNVFGALDMGLAPTLLPGRVSADDESGRALLASVWGELPDAVGRRAKGILQGVRDGAIKALLLMGADPVRDVPDGALASAALGEAEFIVAIDLFVTDSSALADVILPAAAFTEKDGSVTNLEGRVQKVNQVVAPPGQARADWSILDDLARRLGKPLGFGSVEIVAKEMAAAAPAYAGVEWDDLETEAGVVVPTGDATQPLHYVPVAGWSAGGGDSSTAEARGSGANAFALHYARTLYDDGVLMRRGLSLHKLAPGGFAAITSGDARRLGVDEGDMVTVNEVPLPLRIDDSLLDGVVYVPFNQPGIAPLGDSPEVSVLPFTQAEGGSVAPPLGGSTGGDEGSDGEGGS; from the coding sequence ATGACCGAAATGGTCACGATCAATGTCGACGGCGAGGACCGCCGGGTCCCGGCCGGGGAGACGCTCATACAGGCGTGTCTCGACACGGGCTCGTACGTGCCGCATTTCTGTTACCACCCCCGGATGGAACCGGTTGGCATGTGCCGCCAGTGCATGGTCGAAGTGGAAACCCCGCGCGGAACCATGCTGGTGCCGTCGTGCACGATGTCGGTCAACGATGGCTTGGTGGTCCACACCAAGTCGGAGACGGTCAAGAAAGTGCAGGAGGGCATGCTCGAGTTCCTCCTCATCAATCATCCGCTCGATTGTCCCGTCTGTGACCGCGGCGGCGAATGCCCACTCCAGGACCAGACCATGGCCTGCGGTCCAGGGGAGAGTCGGTTCGTCGAGGAGAAGCGTCACTACGAGAAGCCCATCCCGATCTCCGATCTCGTCTTCCTGGACCGGGAGCGCTGCATTCTCTGTGCCAGGTGCGTGCGGTTCAGCGAAGAGATTTCGGGTGATCCGCTCATCGAGTTCATGGATCGAGGCGCCAACAATCAGATTCAGACGTTCCCGGACGAACCTTTCTCCTCGTACTTCTCCGGCAACACCGTGCAGATCTGCCCGGTCGGAGCGCTAACGGCAGCCCCCTACCGCTTCCGGGCGCGTCCTTGGGACCTCCAGAAAGCAGCCAGTACGTGCACGCACTGCACCACCGGTTGTGACATCTCGGTCGACTCCTCACAGAATCAGGTACTTCGCTTCAACGGGGTCGACAACGACTTCACCAATCACGGTTGGCTGAGCGACAAGTGCCGCTTCGGGTTCGAGTTCCTCGGCTCTGATCGGCGGGTTACCACCCCGCTCATCAAGGGCGAAGATGGTGAGCATCGGGTCGCGTCCTGGAGCGAGGCACTCGATCTCGTCGCAGGGCGCCTCTCGGCCATCATCGAACGCGACGGCGGAGGATCAGTGGCCGCTCTCGGGGGCGCCCGTGGCACGAATGAGGACGCGTATGCCCTCTCGAAGTTCATGCGAACCGCGGTCGGTTCCAACCATGTCGACGCCCAGATGGACGACGGCCTCGATCCACAGTTCCTAGCCGCCGTGGCCGGGCGCGGCCGGATCAACGATCTGGAATCTGCCAAGGCGATCTTGCTCTGGGGCCCCGACCTCAAGGAGGAGAACGGTACGTTGTACCTTCGCGTGCGGCGGGCCGCCCAGACGCTCGGAGCAAGGCTGATCGTGGTCCACCCTCGACGCACCGGCCTCGACGACCGGGCCGCCTTCAAGTTCACCTACCGGCCCGGTGCGGGAGCGGAAACCTTGCGCAAGCTCGTGGCGGGTGAGGGCGAGTTCGCGGCGGCGCGAGAAGCGCTCAATGAGGGACCGGTCGTGGCTCTGGTCGGTCGGACCGGATACACAGAAGATCCGCGTCTCGCCGAAGCGGTGGCGGCCTTCGCCCGCGATCTCCCGGATTCGTCCGTGCTGGTGCTGGCCAGGCGATCAAACGTGTTCGGGGCCCTCGACATGGGTCTGGCGCCGACGCTGTTGCCGGGACGCGTCTCGGCAGACGACGAATCCGGACGGGCGTTGCTGGCTTCGGTATGGGGCGAGTTGCCGGATGCGGTGGGCCGTCGGGCGAAGGGCATTCTGCAGGGGGTTCGCGATGGAGCCATTAAGGCCCTCCTGTTGATGGGCGCCGACCCCGTTCGCGATGTTCCCGACGGTGCACTTGCCTCGGCCGCACTCGGCGAGGCGGAGTTCATCGTTGCCATCGATCTGTTCGTCACAGATTCCTCAGCCCTCGCCGATGTGATCCTTCCGGCTGCCGCCTTCACCGAGAAGGACGGCTCCGTCACCAACCTCGAAGGCCGGGTGCAGAAGGTCAATCAGGTCGTCGCACCCCCAGGACAAGCGCGGGCAGATTGGTCGATCCTCGACGACCTGGCCCGCCGGTTGGGCAAACCGCTCGGGTTCGGCTCGGTGGAGATCGTCGCCAAGGAAATGGCGGCGGCCGCTCCTGCCTATGCGGGCGTCGAGTGGGATGACCTCGAGACCGAAGCCGGCGTCGTGGTGCCTACCGGCGATGCAACACAGCCGCTCCACTACGTGCCGGTCGCCGGCTGGTCCGCCGGTGGCGGGGACAGCTCCACCGCCGAAGCCAGGGGTAGCGGGGCAAACGCGTTCGCGCTCCACTACGCCCGGACCCTCTACGACGATGGCGTATTGATGCGTAGAGGTCTATCGCTCCACAAGCTAGCCCCGGGTGGCTTCGCAGCCATCACCTCCGGTGACGCCCGACGCCTCGGTGTTGATGAAGGCGACATGGTGACGGTCAACGAAGTGCCTCTACCGCTGCGCATCGACGACTCGCTGCTCGACGGGGTGGTGTACGTTCCGTTCAACCAGCCCGGTATTGCTCCGCTGGGGGATTCGCCGGAGGTCTCGGTGTTGCCGTTCACCCAAGCGGAGGGGGGCTCTGTCGCTCCCCCTCTTGGGGGGAGTACCGGCGGAGACGAAGGGTCCGACGGGGAGGGGGGCTCCTAG
- a CDS encoding NADH-quinone oxidoreductase subunit J: MVELILFVILGAVAIFGALSVVFAKNPVYGAMGLMLTLFSLAVFYVMHLAHLVAAVQIIVYAGAVMTLFLFVIMLIGVDRDEDTSEKLPMQRQLVSGLGLVVVLIAGVAVVGGRFDWVRPATSTIEVNGTVQEAGLALFTDWILPFEATSLLLIIAAAGAIALAYYGPRRRDREDA; the protein is encoded by the coding sequence ATGGTGGAGTTGATCCTCTTTGTCATCCTGGGGGCGGTTGCCATTTTCGGCGCTCTGTCGGTCGTCTTCGCCAAGAACCCGGTTTACGGGGCGATGGGTCTGATGCTGACGCTGTTTTCACTGGCCGTGTTCTACGTGATGCACCTGGCGCACCTCGTTGCCGCGGTGCAGATAATCGTCTACGCAGGTGCGGTGATGACGCTCTTCCTCTTCGTCATCATGCTGATCGGGGTCGACAGGGACGAGGATACGAGCGAGAAACTGCCGATGCAGCGGCAACTCGTATCTGGACTGGGCCTGGTTGTCGTTCTGATCGCAGGCGTAGCGGTCGTCGGCGGTCGGTTCGACTGGGTGCGGCCGGCCACCTCCACAATCGAGGTCAACGGGACCGTGCAAGAGGCCGGCCTGGCACTGTTCACCGATTGGATATTGCCGTTTGAGGCGACCTCGCTGCTATTGATCATCGCCGCCGCCGGGGCCATCGCGCTGGCCTACTACGGGCCGCGCCGCCGCGATCGAGAGGATGCGTGA
- the nuoL gene encoding NADH-quinone oxidoreductase subunit L: protein MTDFIWLILALPAAGAVLLHFFGKRLGEPAAGWIASLFVSAAFVYAVVAAVPFFQGTGHPESVVLWSWMPAIGAEFAIRWDPLSSLMTLVVTGVGALIHFYAIGYMHGDPRFSRFFTYMNLFATGMLTLVLADNFAMLFLGWEAVGLCSYLLISFWYTKPSAAAAGKKAFIVNRIGDFGFMIALMIILTQFGTLSFDVLDDPHLGLTTGLATAVGLLMLVGAAGKSAQIPLYVWLPDAMEGPTPVSALIHAATMVTAGVYLVARNAAIYEMAPIAATTVATVGALTALWAATIAIAQKDIKAVLAYSTVSQLGYMFIGVGSTAYVAGMFHFMTHAFFKALLFLGAGSVIHAMSDEQNMDKMGGLAKHMPVTATTMGIATLAIAGVPPLAGFWSKDEILGSAFNQGGWMVVLWGIGLLTAGITAFYMTRQFVMVFLGKPRWDDGVRPHESPKTMTVPLMALAALTVGGGFLNTPFRTGLERYLEPSFETVEGAIHMAHPAEGSTAWILAGVAVLAGLVGIFLAYRLYAGPEERRERVLQRFARPIFTWENAYWVDRFYGKTIVLPGKAVAGWAAFKFDLGFIDGMVNGVAGLVKRFGTIVRPLQTGFVRNYGVMLAAGSVGLLVWFLSRGGL, encoded by the coding sequence ATGACCGATTTCATCTGGCTCATTCTCGCCTTGCCGGCCGCCGGGGCCGTACTACTGCACTTCTTTGGGAAACGGCTCGGTGAGCCTGCGGCCGGTTGGATCGCTTCGCTGTTCGTGTCGGCCGCGTTCGTCTATGCAGTCGTGGCCGCCGTGCCGTTCTTTCAGGGAACCGGCCACCCCGAATCGGTGGTGCTGTGGTCGTGGATGCCGGCCATCGGCGCCGAGTTCGCCATCCGGTGGGATCCGCTCTCATCCCTGATGACCTTGGTGGTTACAGGAGTCGGAGCGCTCATTCATTTCTACGCCATCGGCTACATGCACGGCGACCCGCGTTTCTCCCGGTTCTTCACCTATATGAACCTGTTCGCCACCGGGATGCTCACCCTCGTTCTGGCAGACAACTTCGCCATGCTGTTCCTCGGTTGGGAAGCCGTCGGACTCTGCTCGTACCTGTTGATCTCGTTCTGGTACACCAAGCCGTCGGCGGCCGCAGCCGGCAAGAAGGCGTTCATCGTCAACCGCATCGGTGACTTCGGCTTCATGATCGCGCTCATGATCATCCTCACGCAGTTCGGGACGCTCTCGTTTGATGTCCTCGACGACCCGCACCTCGGACTGACGACGGGTCTGGCTACGGCAGTTGGCCTGTTGATGCTGGTCGGTGCCGCAGGGAAATCGGCGCAGATTCCTCTCTATGTGTGGCTCCCTGACGCGATGGAAGGCCCGACCCCCGTTTCTGCACTCATCCATGCCGCCACGATGGTCACCGCCGGCGTGTACCTCGTGGCCCGCAACGCGGCGATCTACGAGATGGCACCGATCGCGGCCACGACCGTCGCCACGGTCGGGGCGCTGACCGCCCTGTGGGCGGCGACGATTGCCATCGCCCAGAAAGACATCAAAGCGGTCCTTGCCTATTCGACCGTCTCACAGCTCGGCTACATGTTCATCGGTGTCGGGAGCACCGCCTACGTGGCAGGCATGTTCCATTTCATGACCCACGCTTTCTTCAAGGCATTGCTCTTCCTCGGTGCCGGATCGGTGATCCACGCCATGTCCGACGAACAGAACATGGACAAGATGGGCGGTCTCGCCAAGCACATGCCGGTCACCGCCACCACGATGGGCATCGCCACATTGGCGATCGCAGGGGTTCCGCCGCTGGCCGGCTTCTGGTCGAAGGATGAGATCCTCGGTTCGGCCTTCAACCAGGGCGGCTGGATGGTGGTGCTGTGGGGGATCGGACTGCTGACCGCCGGCATCACCGCCTTCTACATGACCCGTCAGTTCGTGATGGTCTTCCTGGGCAAGCCGCGGTGGGACGATGGAGTCCGTCCGCACGAGTCTCCGAAGACGATGACGGTCCCGCTGATGGCGCTGGCCGCACTGACCGTGGGCGGCGGATTCCTCAACACTCCTTTCCGGACCGGTCTGGAGCGCTACCTCGAGCCGAGTTTCGAAACTGTGGAAGGCGCCATTCACATGGCCCACCCTGCCGAGGGATCAACAGCCTGGATTCTGGCCGGGGTGGCCGTGCTGGCCGGGTTGGTGGGGATCTTCCTCGCCTACCGGCTCTATGCCGGTCCCGAAGAGCGGCGGGAGCGAGTGTTGCAGCGGTTCGCCCGCCCGATCTTCACCTGGGAGAACGCCTACTGGGTCGACCGCTTCTACGGCAAGACGATCGTGCTGCCCGGCAAGGCGGTAGCCGGGTGGGCTGCGTTCAAGTTCGATCTCGGCTTCATCGACGGGATGGTCAACGGGGTCGCCGGTCTGGTCAAGCGGTTCGGCACGATCGTCCGTCCACTGCAGACCGGCTTCGTTCGCAACTATGGCGTCATGCTCGCCGCCGGTTCGGTCGGCCTACTCGTCTGGTTCTTGAGTAGGGGCGGGTTGTGA
- a CDS encoding NADH-quinone oxidoreductase subunit M, protein MTFPILASLILTPVAAALVVALVPNRRSELHLPLGITLSMIPLALAGWLFFAFEKGVAGYQYTQQAWWYEPWGMSWHVGVDGISLALVALTALLVPISLTASTSIVDRTKLFVVFMLILEAGLIGVFLALDMILFFLFFEVVLVPMYFIIGVWGGERRIYAAYKFFLYTALGSALMLAGIIALAFFHRDQAGLLSFDYQELLNLQLSDNAQLWLFGAFGLAFAIKVPIFPLHTWLPDAHVEAPTAGSVMLAGVLLKLGTYGFIRFNLGLFPQATVDLVPVMATLAVIGILYGAYVAIVQPDLKKLVAYSSVSHLGFIVLGTFALTQAAVEGAVIQMVNHGITTGVLFLMVGMIYERRHTKKIEDFGGIWQVAPWFSGVFLFTAFASIGLPGLNGFVGEFMVLMGSYATLPVAAILGAFGVVLAAIYLLWAYERVFTGPITIEENREVADLNVREVSLLAPLVALMLVLGLYPNIILDRVSPSVEAVLDRIEATTTYVVPEPGPLFEVLGGGQGE, encoded by the coding sequence ATGACCTTCCCCATCCTCGCCTCCCTCATCCTCACTCCGGTGGCTGCCGCGCTGGTGGTGGCGCTGGTTCCCAACCGCCGGTCGGAACTGCACCTTCCGCTGGGAATCACGCTCTCGATGATCCCGCTTGCCCTGGCCGGGTGGCTGTTCTTCGCCTTCGAAAAGGGTGTGGCCGGCTATCAGTACACCCAGCAGGCCTGGTGGTACGAGCCGTGGGGGATGTCGTGGCATGTTGGCGTGGACGGCATTTCGCTGGCCCTGGTGGCTTTGACCGCCCTGCTGGTGCCGATCTCACTGACCGCTTCCACCTCCATCGTCGACCGCACGAAGCTGTTCGTGGTCTTCATGCTGATATTGGAGGCGGGCCTGATCGGAGTGTTCCTGGCGCTCGACATGATCCTCTTCTTCCTGTTCTTCGAGGTCGTGCTGGTTCCGATGTACTTCATCATCGGCGTCTGGGGTGGCGAGCGACGCATCTACGCCGCCTACAAGTTCTTCTTGTACACCGCCCTCGGGTCTGCACTGATGCTGGCCGGGATCATCGCACTGGCCTTCTTCCATCGAGATCAAGCCGGGCTGCTCAGTTTTGACTACCAGGAACTGCTGAACCTCCAACTCAGCGACAACGCTCAGTTGTGGCTCTTCGGCGCGTTCGGCCTGGCGTTTGCCATCAAGGTGCCCATCTTCCCGCTGCATACGTGGCTTCCTGATGCCCACGTCGAAGCGCCGACCGCCGGCTCGGTCATGCTGGCCGGCGTTCTGCTGAAACTCGGCACCTACGGTTTCATCCGGTTCAATCTGGGGCTGTTTCCGCAAGCCACAGTTGACCTGGTGCCCGTCATGGCAACACTGGCGGTCATCGGCATCCTGTACGGCGCCTATGTCGCCATCGTCCAGCCGGATCTGAAGAAACTGGTTGCGTATTCGTCGGTCAGCCACCTCGGGTTCATCGTGCTCGGCACGTTCGCGCTGACGCAGGCGGCCGTCGAGGGAGCCGTCATCCAGATGGTCAACCACGGCATCACCACCGGCGTTCTGTTCCTCATGGTCGGCATGATCTACGAGCGGCGCCATACGAAGAAGATCGAGGACTTCGGTGGGATCTGGCAGGTCGCCCCGTGGTTCTCGGGTGTCTTCCTCTTCACGGCCTTCGCCTCGATCGGACTGCCCGGGCTCAACGGCTTCGTGGGTGAGTTCATGGTGCTGATGGGCAGTTATGCAACGCTTCCCGTAGCCGCCATCCTCGGTGCCTTCGGGGTGGTGCTGGCCGCCATCTACTTGCTGTGGGCCTATGAACGGGTGTTCACCGGTCCGATCACGATCGAGGAAAATCGTGAGGTGGCAGACCTCAACGTCCGCGAGGTGAGCTTGCTGGCCCCGCTCGTTGCCCTCATGCTGGTCCTCGGGCTCTACCCGAACATCATCCTGGACAGGGTGTCCCCGTCTGTCGAAGCAGTGCTCGACCGGATAGAAGCGACGACGACCTACGTGGTCCCCGAACCCGGACCGCTGTTCGAGGTGCTGGGAGGAGGCCAGGGTGAGTGA
- the nuoF gene encoding NADH-quinone oxidoreductase subunit NuoF, with protein MNQTLVLFKRMTEHPADSHTIDRYLETGGYEQARVALGRTRDELVELVKSSGLIGRGGAGFSAGMKWSFLAPARPAYLVVNGDESEPGTFKDRQLLERDPHQMVEGMIIAAVANEVHEAFVYIRGEYPKPARRVQQAVADAYERGFLGRDVMGTGYHLDITVHLGAGAYICGEETALLNSLEGRRGEPRLKPPFFPAAKGLYMLPTIVNNVETISNLPHIVERGIDWYRGLGHDVDTGTFLFSVSGHVQKPGNYELPHGMTWRKLIYDVAGGIRNDNELKAWVPGGASAPWFVPSEHLDLEITKSVTDSSGSMLGSGAVIVMDETTDMVAAAERLVRFFAEESCGQCTPCREGTTWLDMILRRMLDGGGRAVDLDLLYDVSDNISVGVGWPPKQTTICPLGPSAVSAVKSLLEYFRPEAEAHIARANRVPVTIKGFGQ; from the coding sequence GTGAACCAGACCCTCGTTCTGTTCAAGCGCATGACCGAGCACCCGGCCGATTCACACACGATCGACCGCTACCTGGAGACGGGTGGGTACGAGCAAGCCCGGGTCGCCCTCGGCCGGACCCGCGACGAGCTCGTCGAACTGGTCAAGAGCTCCGGGCTGATTGGACGCGGTGGTGCCGGGTTCTCCGCCGGAATGAAGTGGTCGTTCCTTGCTCCTGCTCGTCCTGCGTATCTAGTGGTCAACGGTGATGAGTCCGAGCCGGGCACGTTCAAGGACCGTCAGCTGCTCGAGCGTGACCCGCACCAGATGGTCGAAGGCATGATCATCGCGGCGGTTGCCAACGAGGTGCACGAAGCGTTCGTCTACATCCGGGGTGAGTACCCCAAGCCGGCTCGCCGTGTCCAGCAAGCCGTAGCCGACGCCTACGAACGCGGGTTCCTGGGCCGGGATGTCATGGGCACCGGCTATCACCTCGACATAACCGTCCACCTCGGGGCCGGCGCCTACATCTGTGGCGAAGAGACGGCGTTACTCAACAGCCTCGAGGGCCGCCGCGGTGAACCACGACTGAAGCCACCGTTCTTCCCGGCCGCCAAGGGTCTCTACATGCTGCCGACGATCGTCAACAACGTCGAGACGATCTCGAATCTCCCCCACATCGTGGAGCGAGGGATCGATTGGTATCGCGGGCTAGGACACGATGTCGACACCGGGACTTTCCTCTTCTCGGTCTCCGGTCACGTGCAGAAGCCCGGCAACTACGAGTTGCCGCACGGGATGACCTGGCGAAAGCTGATCTACGACGTCGCCGGCGGGATCCGGAACGACAACGAGCTCAAAGCCTGGGTTCCCGGCGGTGCTTCGGCTCCGTGGTTTGTTCCCTCCGAACATCTCGATCTCGAGATCACGAAGTCGGTCACCGATTCGAGCGGGTCCATGCTCGGCTCCGGTGCGGTCATTGTGATGGACGAAACCACGGATATGGTGGCGGCGGCCGAGCGCCTCGTGCGGTTTTTCGCTGAGGAGTCCTGCGGCCAGTGCACTCCGTGCCGCGAGGGCACCACCTGGCTCGACATGATCCTCCGGCGCATGCTCGACGGGGGCGGCCGGGCCGTCGATCTCGATCTGCTGTACGACGTATCGGACAATATCTCGGTCGGCGTCGGCTGGCCCCCCAAGCAGACGACCATTTGCCCGCTTGGCCCTTCGGCCGTCAGCGCCGTCAAGTCTCTGCTCGAGTACTTCCGTCCCGAAGCCGAAGCGCACATCGCCAGAGCGAACCGTGTTCCGGTCACGATCAAGGGGTTCGGGCAATGA